One genomic region from Reichenbachiella ulvae encodes:
- a CDS encoding RNA polymerase sigma factor: MNHSEADIIQRAKADVKHFEPLYNKYYESIFRFIYRRTDEEQATADITSRVFMNAMKALPKYEIREVGFGAWLYRIAANETNKYFRETKKQMHLSLEDEKVSLVMTCDQLEDPEEKLSVLMQLVDELEDDEIQILELKFFENKNFKEIAFILDKKESGIKMRLYRALDKLKEKFDSIRKA; encoded by the coding sequence GTGAATCACTCAGAAGCAGATATTATACAAAGAGCGAAGGCTGACGTCAAGCACTTTGAGCCCTTGTACAACAAGTATTATGAATCGATATTTCGCTTCATCTATCGTCGGACGGACGAGGAGCAAGCGACGGCTGATATCACTTCTCGTGTATTTATGAACGCCATGAAGGCACTACCTAAATACGAAATACGTGAAGTAGGTTTTGGTGCATGGCTATATCGCATTGCCGCCAACGAAACCAATAAATATTTTCGTGAGACCAAGAAGCAGATGCATCTGAGTCTGGAAGATGAAAAAGTAAGTTTGGTCATGACCTGCGATCAACTAGAGGACCCAGAAGAAAAGCTATCTGTGTTGATGCAGCTTGTAGATGAACTAGAGGACGATGAGATTCAAATACTGGAATTGAAATTTTTTGAGAATAAGAATTTTAAAGAAATCGCTTTCATTTTGGACAAGAAGGAAAGTGGGATAAAGATGCGATTGTATCGCGCATTGGATAAATTGAAAGAGAAATTTGATTCGATACGAAAGGCCTAG
- a CDS encoding porin: MKNFTRVLLAALLVASFAATAQDEESPALSISGSVDAYYRVNLNGTNDERTGGTIAPGTSFANKTGFALGMANLIVGLDGEKTGFVADLAFGPRGTDAVFGSTTASSSIVNQLYAYWNVSDAVTLTVGNFNTFLGYEVISPTANFNYSTSYMFSYGPFSHSGLKADMAFGDFSVMLGVFNPTDLTDFNPTGRYLGGVQLGYGGVYLNFLFDDDFFQADLTAGWDLGESFYLGVNATTASDSFYGGALYLQNSFSDDFSLGLRGEYFSDQGVGAITFEENVIDLTLSANYSIGNLTIIPEIRTDIYSADEVIEDADGIDVSGDPINPTYGSNLSSFTIAAVYAF; this comes from the coding sequence ATGAAAAATTTTACAAGAGTATTGTTAGCAGCTTTGCTAGTAGCATCTTTTGCAGCGACTGCACAGGATGAAGAATCACCAGCATTGTCTATCTCGGGTAGTGTAGATGCTTATTACAGAGTAAACTTGAATGGTACCAATGATGAAAGAACTGGAGGAACTATTGCGCCAGGAACTTCATTTGCAAATAAAACTGGTTTTGCCCTTGGTATGGCTAATCTTATTGTTGGTTTGGACGGCGAAAAAACTGGATTTGTTGCTGATTTAGCTTTCGGACCAAGAGGTACTGATGCAGTGTTTGGTTCTACTACTGCTTCTTCAAGCATTGTTAACCAATTGTACGCCTATTGGAATGTTAGTGACGCTGTGACGTTGACAGTAGGTAATTTCAATACTTTCTTGGGATACGAAGTTATTTCTCCAACAGCTAACTTCAACTACTCTACTTCTTACATGTTCTCATACGGACCGTTCTCTCACTCTGGTTTGAAAGCAGACATGGCATTTGGTGATTTCAGTGTTATGTTGGGTGTGTTTAACCCAACAGATTTAACTGACTTCAACCCAACTGGAAGATACCTTGGAGGTGTTCAGTTAGGATATGGTGGAGTTTATTTGAACTTCTTGTTTGATGATGATTTCTTCCAGGCTGACTTAACTGCAGGATGGGACTTGGGTGAGTCTTTCTATTTAGGAGTGAATGCAACTACTGCTTCTGATAGCTTCTATGGTGGTGCACTTTACTTACAGAATTCATTCTCTGATGATTTTTCTCTTGGCCTTAGAGGGGAATATTTCTCTGATCAAGGTGTTGGAGCAATTACATTTGAAGAAAATGTAATTGACCTAACTTTATCTGCAAACTATTCAATTGGAAATTTGACTATTATCCCAGAAATCAGAACTGATATCTATTCAGCTGATGAGGTGATCGAAGATGCTGATGGTATCGATGTATCAGGTGACCCAATCAACCCAACATATGGTAGCAACTTGTCTTCATTCACAATTGCTGCTGTATACGCATTCTAA
- the panD gene encoding aspartate 1-decarboxylase yields MMRSKIHKAVVTEANLNYVGSITIDKDFIEMVGLRKGEKVQIVSNTSGARLETYVIEGERGSKQICMNGAASHLIGEGEEIIIIGYELTNEEITPSVILLDENNNFVEYLEESVELNKLL; encoded by the coding sequence ATGATGAGATCTAAGATTCACAAGGCGGTGGTCACCGAGGCGAATCTTAATTATGTAGGGAGCATAACCATCGATAAAGATTTTATCGAGATGGTTGGGTTGAGAAAAGGAGAGAAAGTCCAGATCGTAAGCAATACGTCAGGCGCTCGTCTCGAAACCTATGTGATCGAAGGGGAGCGTGGATCTAAACAAATCTGTATGAATGGCGCTGCTTCTCACTTAATCGGCGAGGGGGAAGAAATCATTATCATTGGATATGAATTGACAAATGAAGAAATCACACCTTCAGTGATTTTACTTGATGAGAATAACAATTTTGTAGAATATCTGGAGGAGTCAGTAGAACTCAACAAGTTGCTCTAA
- a CDS encoding energy transducer TonB → MELRKNPDIDLERKRGMFFSIGLLVSLSLVITAFQWKTEVTVYDLPYTLEEKDALIFMEPVATIIHPPERPKPIERKSIQAPVFVETNVEIEEVLETIPEAEEIDFNDIIIDEPIKEEEPEVWTGIVEQMPEPTGGMASFYKFISKEMKYPSQARRMDIEGRVFVQFIVDRDGSLSNIEVIKGIGGGCDEEAARVLAKAPKWNPGKQRGKAVRVRMIVPIHFRLN, encoded by the coding sequence ATGGAATTGAGAAAAAATCCAGATATCGATCTGGAACGCAAAAGAGGAATGTTTTTTAGTATTGGCCTATTGGTCAGTTTGTCACTTGTCATTACCGCATTTCAGTGGAAAACTGAAGTGACTGTCTATGACTTACCTTATACACTTGAGGAAAAAGACGCATTGATATTTATGGAGCCGGTGGCTACTATTATCCATCCACCCGAACGACCAAAACCTATAGAAAGAAAGTCCATCCAGGCTCCGGTGTTTGTAGAAACTAACGTGGAAATAGAAGAAGTATTGGAAACAATTCCGGAAGCAGAAGAGATTGATTTTAATGACATTATAATTGATGAGCCGATCAAGGAAGAGGAACCAGAGGTTTGGACTGGAATAGTAGAACAAATGCCTGAGCCTACTGGCGGAATGGCCTCATTCTATAAGTTTATCAGCAAAGAAATGAAATACCCTAGTCAGGCCAGAAGAATGGACATTGAAGGCCGAGTATTCGTGCAATTCATCGTAGACAGGGATGGCTCATTGTCCAACATAGAAGTAATCAAAGGTATAGGCGGGGGATGTGACGAAGAAGCTGCCAGAGTCTTAGCAAAAGCGCCTAAATGGAATCCAGGTAAACAAAGAGGTAAGGCTGTACGTGTGAGAATGATTGTACCTATTCATTTCAGATTAAACTAA
- a CDS encoding DUF4269 domain-containing protein produces the protein MNFLTLDYLSKGSPRQVEAFRLLQEQRWMEWLQPYHPILVGTIPINIDVAGSDLDIICEVSDLEHFGQFLKSKFQFESSFQVHLKSINQIASVVAKFEKEGYDIEIFGQNVPTQKQDAYRHMLVEHRILQERGDRFRKQIIDLKKQGVKTEPAFAQLLGLKGNPYQALLDLE, from the coding sequence ATGAATTTTCTGACTCTTGACTATCTGAGTAAGGGCAGCCCCAGGCAAGTCGAAGCTTTTCGGTTGCTTCAAGAGCAAAGGTGGATGGAGTGGTTACAGCCTTACCACCCCATTTTGGTTGGCACGATTCCAATCAATATCGATGTGGCAGGTAGCGACTTAGATATTATTTGCGAGGTTTCAGATCTTGAGCATTTCGGTCAATTTTTGAAATCAAAATTTCAGTTCGAATCGAGTTTTCAAGTTCATCTAAAAAGCATCAATCAAATTGCTTCGGTGGTGGCGAAATTCGAAAAGGAGGGGTATGATATCGAGATTTTTGGTCAGAATGTACCTACTCAAAAGCAAGATGCTTATCGACATATGTTAGTAGAGCATCGAATTCTTCAAGAAAGAGGCGATCGTTTTCGAAAACAAATCATCGATTTGAAAAAACAAGGAGTGAAAACCGAACCGGCATTTGCCCAACTCCTGGGCCTGAAAGGGAATCCCTATCAGGCATTGCTTGATTTGGAATAA
- a CDS encoding ABC transporter ATP-binding protein, with protein sequence MSKILEVNQLSKSYQSGDRHLTVLEEISFSLEAGRSLSIVGPSGSGKTTLLGLCAGLDTIDQGSVSINGHDLSQLSEDQKAQVRNENVGFVFQNFQLIPTLTALENVMIPLELLGKSSALEEAEALLDQVGLANRKDHYPTQLSGGEQQRVALARAFSNAPKILFADEPTGNLDEETGSKIEKLLFDLNQDKGTALVLVTHDIELAHKTDHMIRLKGGKIFESNMLSQTTA encoded by the coding sequence ATGTCGAAAATTTTAGAAGTCAATCAACTTTCCAAATCCTATCAGAGCGGTGATAGGCATCTCACAGTTTTAGAAGAAATTTCATTTAGTTTGGAGGCCGGTAGGTCTCTTTCGATTGTAGGTCCGTCGGGGAGTGGTAAGACTACTTTGCTAGGGCTATGTGCCGGATTGGACACGATCGATCAGGGCAGCGTCAGTATCAATGGGCATGATTTGAGCCAGCTCAGCGAGGACCAAAAGGCACAGGTGAGAAATGAGAATGTAGGTTTTGTCTTTCAAAATTTTCAGTTGATACCCACTTTGACAGCTCTGGAAAACGTCATGATTCCTCTTGAGTTGCTGGGGAAATCTTCAGCGCTAGAAGAAGCAGAGGCTTTACTAGACCAGGTTGGTCTTGCCAATCGAAAAGATCATTATCCCACTCAGTTATCTGGAGGGGAGCAGCAGCGTGTCGCATTGGCACGAGCATTCTCTAATGCGCCAAAGATTTTGTTTGCAGATGAACCGACAGGAAACCTCGATGAGGAGACAGGCAGTAAGATAGAAAAACTGCTTTTCGACTTGAATCAGGATAAAGGAACAGCTCTGGTATTGGTGACACATGATATAGAGCTGGCGCACAAAACGGATCATATGATTCGACTCAAAGGAGGAAAGATATTTGAATCCAATATGTTGAGTCAAACCACCGCCTGA
- a CDS encoding glutamine synthetase beta-grasp domain-containing protein encodes MAKSKLEYIWLDGYKPTQSLRSKTKLVDDFSGKLEDLPDWSFDGSSTEQAEGGSSDCIMKPVFVCPDPAVKDGWLVMTEVLNADGTPHESNGRALIDDEDDDFWFGFEQEYFIWDNTTNRPIGFPEGGFPAPQGPYYCGVGGQNVFGRDIKDEHLELCIEAGLDIEGTNGEVAAGQWEFQIMAKGAASAGDQIWVARYMLERLTEKYGGLSINYHPKPLGQLDWNGSGMHANFSNSLIRTAASEAKIKEVCEAFRSVVDEHIAVYGAYNDQRLTGKHETAAITDFSYGVSDRGASIRIPLYTKNNGWSGYLEDRRPASNADPYKVAARIIKTVKTVK; translated from the coding sequence ATGGCAAAATCTAAATTGGAGTACATTTGGCTTGATGGTTATAAGCCTACACAATCTTTGAGAAGTAAAACGAAATTGGTAGATGATTTCAGCGGAAAGTTGGAAGACTTACCAGATTGGTCTTTTGACGGTAGCTCTACTGAGCAGGCAGAAGGCGGTTCGTCTGACTGTATCATGAAACCAGTCTTTGTATGCCCTGATCCGGCTGTTAAAGATGGTTGGTTAGTAATGACTGAAGTATTAAACGCTGATGGAACACCTCATGAATCTAATGGTCGTGCTTTGATCGATGATGAGGATGATGATTTCTGGTTTGGATTTGAGCAAGAATATTTCATCTGGGACAACACTACCAACAGACCTATCGGTTTCCCAGAAGGTGGTTTCCCAGCTCCACAAGGACCATACTACTGTGGTGTAGGTGGACAAAACGTATTCGGTAGAGATATTAAAGACGAGCACCTGGAACTTTGTATCGAGGCAGGTCTAGATATCGAAGGTACTAACGGTGAAGTAGCTGCTGGTCAGTGGGAATTCCAGATCATGGCTAAAGGCGCTGCATCTGCAGGTGACCAAATCTGGGTAGCAAGATACATGTTGGAAAGATTGACTGAAAAATATGGTGGTCTTTCTATCAACTATCACCCAAAACCATTAGGTCAACTAGACTGGAATGGTTCAGGTATGCACGCTAACTTCTCTAACTCTTTGATCAGAACTGCTGCATCTGAAGCTAAGATCAAAGAAGTATGTGAAGCATTTAGAAGCGTAGTAGATGAGCACATCGCAGTATATGGAGCTTACAACGATCAGCGTTTGACTGGTAAGCACGAAACTGCTGCTATCACTGATTTCTCTTACGGAGTTTCTGATAGAGGTGCTTCTATCCGTATTCCATTGTACACTAAGAACAACGGATGGTCAGGATACTTGGAAGACAGAAGACCTGCTTCTAACGCAGATCCTTACAAAGTGGCTGCAAGAATTATCAAAACAGTTAAGACTGTTAAATAA
- a CDS encoding YpdA family putative bacillithiol disulfide reductase: MSEKNKYDIIIIGGGPIGLACGIEAEKKGLTYRIIEKGCLVNSLYNYPMNMTFFSTSEKLEIGGVPFISHNSKPTRSEALEYYRRVTTTWDLKVNLYEKVESVKNDEGFIIKTDKATYESEHVILATGFYDLPFLLNVKGEDLPKVKHYYDEPHPYFGQKVIVIGAANSAVDVALETYRKGAEVTMVVREPEINPRVKYWVRPDIDNRIKEGSIKAYFNSSITEIREHEVDIQSPEGPVTIDNDFVLAMTGYQPSFPFLEGMGIQIGDDDMKTPVHNPETMETNVSGLFLAGVVCGGLQTNKWFIENSRIHAEVIIEQIASRELNLS; the protein is encoded by the coding sequence ATGAGTGAAAAAAATAAATACGATATCATCATCATTGGAGGAGGGCCGATTGGTTTGGCTTGTGGAATTGAAGCGGAGAAGAAAGGGTTGACTTATCGAATCATCGAGAAAGGTTGTCTGGTCAATTCGCTCTACAACTATCCGATGAATATGACTTTTTTTTCTACCTCTGAAAAATTAGAAATAGGAGGAGTGCCTTTCATCTCCCACAATAGCAAACCAACCCGGTCAGAGGCATTGGAGTATTATCGAAGGGTCACTACCACTTGGGATTTGAAAGTGAATCTATATGAAAAGGTGGAATCGGTAAAAAATGACGAGGGGTTTATCATCAAAACAGACAAGGCTACTTATGAGTCTGAACACGTGATTTTGGCCACTGGATTTTATGACTTGCCCTTCTTGCTAAATGTGAAAGGTGAAGATCTACCAAAGGTGAAACACTACTATGATGAGCCGCATCCTTATTTTGGTCAGAAAGTGATTGTAATCGGAGCAGCCAATTCTGCAGTAGATGTTGCGTTGGAAACTTATAGAAAGGGCGCTGAAGTAACCATGGTTGTTCGTGAGCCAGAGATCAATCCTCGGGTGAAATATTGGGTGCGCCCGGATATTGACAATCGGATCAAGGAAGGGTCGATCAAGGCATACTTTAATTCCTCCATTACAGAAATTCGCGAACATGAGGTGGATATCCAAAGTCCTGAGGGACCGGTGACGATTGATAACGATTTTGTACTGGCCATGACGGGCTACCAGCCCAGCTTTCCATTTCTAGAAGGAATGGGTATTCAGATCGGGGATGATGATATGAAGACCCCAGTCCATAACCCTGAGACCATGGAGACGAACGTATCTGGATTGTTTTTGGCAGGTGTGGTCTGCGGAGGCCTGCAAACCAACAAATGGTTCATTGAGAATTCGCGAATACATGCAGAAGTGATCATCGAGCAGATAGCCTCTAGAGAACTCAACCTTTCATGA
- a CDS encoding arylesterase, protein MPKSSILSSFTLIVASVSLLIFTSCSDSKEKKNTKVETKESEKVETETKQTILFFGNSITAGYQLDLTEAFPALIQERLDSLGLPYQTVNAGLSGETTASGKSRVDWVLKNPVDIFVLELGANDGLRGISTDETRKNLKAIIEKVKKTYPDCKIVLAGMMIPPNMGPEYTADFQTIYPEIAKEYDLALIPFILKGVAGIPELNLEDGIHPTAEGHQILADNIWEVLKPLL, encoded by the coding sequence ATGCCCAAATCCTCCATACTTTCAAGCTTTACCCTAATTGTCGCCTCGGTATCTCTACTCATTTTCACTTCTTGTTCTGATTCCAAAGAGAAAAAAAACACGAAAGTAGAAACCAAAGAAAGTGAGAAAGTTGAAACAGAGACGAAGCAAACCATTCTCTTTTTCGGCAATAGTATTACTGCCGGGTATCAATTGGATTTGACGGAAGCCTTTCCAGCATTGATACAGGAAAGACTGGATTCCTTAGGACTGCCCTACCAAACAGTCAATGCCGGCCTAAGTGGTGAAACCACCGCCAGCGGTAAGTCTCGTGTGGATTGGGTGCTAAAAAATCCGGTCGACATTTTTGTACTAGAGCTGGGTGCCAATGATGGACTAAGGGGCATAAGCACAGACGAAACCCGTAAAAACCTAAAGGCTATTATCGAAAAGGTAAAAAAGACTTATCCTGATTGTAAAATCGTATTGGCAGGCATGATGATCCCGCCTAATATGGGACCAGAATACACCGCAGATTTTCAAACCATCTATCCCGAAATTGCTAAAGAGTATGATTTGGCTTTGATCCCTTTCATTCTAAAAGGAGTGGCAGGTATTCCTGAACTCAACCTGGAAGATGGCATCCACCCCACAGCAGAAGGTCATCAAATCCTCGCAGACAACATCTGGGAAGTTTTGAAACCACTGTTATAA
- a CDS encoding MotA/TolQ/ExbB proton channel family protein produces the protein MVELFYMGGTLFMSILTIVFICAFSVFIYQLILLIKNGTAPVDQGLVKSIGLFAMVIGILGQFIGLYGAFEAIEQAGQISQALLAGGLKVSSITSIYGILIFVISYLLWFGLKVFQSKYIQA, from the coding sequence ATGGTAGAGCTATTTTACATGGGTGGCACCCTTTTCATGAGTATTCTTACGATCGTTTTCATCTGTGCCTTTTCTGTATTTATTTATCAACTAATACTTCTGATCAAAAACGGAACAGCACCAGTAGATCAAGGACTAGTCAAATCAATAGGTTTATTTGCCATGGTAATAGGCATATTGGGACAATTCATTGGACTATATGGTGCATTTGAAGCGATAGAACAAGCAGGGCAAATATCTCAAGCCCTATTGGCAGGTGGTCTAAAGGTTTCTTCCATCACTAGCATCTATGGCATTTTGATTTTTGTAATCTCTTATTTGCTTTGGTTTGGACTGAAAGTTTTCCAATCCAAATACATCCAGGCTTGA
- a CDS encoding alanine/glycine:cation symporter family protein, with protein MEFLYLLEDFFKEAESLVWGKPLLFLLIGGGLFFTFYSRLLPFRYLKHSIDILRGKYDNPDEKGEISHFQALSGHLAATVGMGNVSGVALAIVAGGPGAIFWMWVSAFVGMATKFFTCTLAVMYRGYDSEGQLQGGPMYVIREGMPKIFKPLAAFFAIAGFFGATPIFQANQIVQVTKDVLIKPLGYMPENEFLLDLSLGLIIVFFAVLVIFGGIKRIGEVASRLVPFMVVVYILSVIFIMVVNWSGVVDSFFFIFQDAFQAQAVLGGAVGAIVVEGAKRAAFSNEAGIGTAPMMHGAAKTDEPVREGLAAMLGPFIDTLVICTMTALCILSTGVWTETDLDGISLTAKAFDDSIPFFGHYVLFVCVLIFAFTTVFGFSYLGQKCLSYLIGAKYGRYFNYWYVGIILIGSVWSLDGVVSLIFVMYGLMSIPTMVSALYLSPKVMQAAKEYFGKKWV; from the coding sequence ATGGAATTTTTATACCTGTTAGAAGATTTTTTTAAAGAAGCAGAATCATTAGTTTGGGGAAAGCCCTTGTTGTTTCTGTTAATAGGCGGTGGTTTGTTTTTCACTTTTTATTCTCGATTACTTCCCTTTCGCTATCTCAAACACTCCATCGATATCCTCCGAGGCAAATATGACAACCCGGATGAAAAAGGAGAAATATCGCACTTTCAGGCCCTGTCAGGACACTTGGCGGCTACAGTCGGCATGGGCAATGTCAGCGGTGTAGCGCTGGCCATCGTAGCAGGAGGGCCTGGAGCTATCTTCTGGATGTGGGTCAGTGCCTTTGTAGGCATGGCTACTAAATTCTTCACTTGTACTTTGGCTGTAATGTACCGAGGCTATGATAGTGAAGGGCAACTCCAAGGTGGGCCGATGTACGTGATCCGTGAAGGAATGCCGAAGATTTTCAAACCACTAGCAGCCTTCTTCGCCATTGCGGGATTTTTCGGGGCTACTCCGATTTTTCAGGCCAATCAAATCGTGCAAGTGACCAAAGATGTACTGATTAAACCATTGGGTTATATGCCAGAAAATGAGTTTTTGTTGGACCTTTCACTAGGGCTGATCATTGTCTTCTTTGCCGTCCTCGTGATTTTTGGAGGGATCAAAAGAATAGGTGAGGTAGCTTCAAGACTGGTTCCTTTCATGGTAGTGGTTTATATCCTTAGCGTAATTTTCATCATGGTAGTCAATTGGTCTGGCGTAGTTGACAGTTTCTTCTTCATCTTTCAGGACGCATTTCAAGCCCAGGCCGTACTGGGTGGAGCAGTGGGAGCGATCGTCGTAGAAGGAGCCAAACGTGCCGCCTTCTCCAACGAAGCAGGAATAGGAACTGCTCCGATGATGCACGGAGCAGCTAAGACGGATGAACCCGTACGAGAAGGCCTGGCAGCCATGCTGGGGCCATTCATCGATACTTTGGTGATCTGTACCATGACAGCCCTTTGTATTCTATCCACAGGTGTCTGGACCGAAACCGATCTGGATGGGATTTCCCTTACCGCTAAGGCATTTGACGATTCTATCCCATTCTTTGGACACTATGTGCTTTTCGTATGTGTATTGATCTTTGCTTTTACTACCGTCTTTGGATTTTCATACCTGGGGCAGAAATGCCTCTCCTATCTCATAGGAGCAAAATATGGCCGCTATTTCAACTATTGGTATGTGGGGATTATTCTGATCGGATCGGTATGGAGCCTGGATGGAGTGGTCAGCCTGATATTCGTGATGTATGGCCTGATGTCTATCCCGACGATGGTCTCTGCACTTTACCTTTCGCCCAAGGTGATGCAGGCCGCCAAAGAATACTTTGGCAAGAAATGGGTTTGA
- a CDS encoding 5-formyltetrahydrofolate cyclo-ligase, with translation MATIDKEKLRTVFLRKRKMLSEFQADQLSVAISQRFDAFLSEKKIQNVHLFLPITKQREVNTWRILENLGAKQVEAVISRSDLNQNTLTHYLFESKDQLSVNKWGIPEPVSGKQVDVSAIDMVLVPMVVFDRNGHRIGYGKGYYDRFLSECRPDCIKVGLSMMPPIDIIPYTDPYDIPLDYCVTPLKTYEF, from the coding sequence ATGGCCACTATTGACAAGGAAAAACTAAGAACAGTTTTCTTAAGAAAACGAAAAATGTTGTCCGAATTTCAGGCGGATCAGTTATCAGTAGCCATCAGTCAGAGGTTTGATGCTTTTTTGTCTGAAAAGAAAATTCAAAATGTACACCTTTTCCTACCCATCACTAAGCAACGTGAAGTCAATACGTGGAGGATCTTAGAAAACCTAGGTGCAAAACAAGTAGAAGCTGTCATATCAAGGTCAGATTTGAACCAAAATACTTTGACCCATTATTTGTTCGAATCCAAAGATCAGCTTAGCGTGAACAAATGGGGGATCCCTGAACCTGTTTCTGGCAAACAGGTAGATGTGTCGGCTATCGATATGGTATTGGTGCCTATGGTGGTTTTTGATCGCAATGGGCATAGGATCGGGTATGGCAAAGGCTATTACGATCGGTTTTTGAGTGAGTGCAGGCCAGATTGTATAAAAGTAGGGTTGAGTATGATGCCACCGATAGATATCATTCCGTATACAGATCCGTATGATATTCCTTTAGACTATTGTGTGACACCCTTAAAGACATATGAATTTTGA
- a CDS encoding LytR/AlgR family response regulator transcription factor, producing the protein MKIIRHVLFWSTVVLMLTLFYGPSYGSIFESFYFVCLLLPVVLATAYFFNYILVDLYLFKGRYWKFGLYTLYLLIISLNLEMLVVTVAFIVLAEYDYANMNPITADVSVLTITMYLVVLGLSFVRLFRFYRQNQSSISHFQKEIEKSSQETIVVKENRKNRPLVIDEIAYIESLSDYITIHLAGEKVMTKEKISKMESKLPNHFVRIHRSFLVNQRLIESFNKEQVMVLGQSLPISRTYKKQVMSVLE; encoded by the coding sequence ATGAAAATCATTCGGCATGTTTTGTTCTGGAGTACGGTTGTGCTCATGTTGACTTTGTTCTATGGGCCTTCATATGGTAGTATTTTCGAGTCTTTTTACTTCGTTTGTTTGCTACTTCCCGTGGTGCTAGCCACGGCTTATTTTTTTAATTACATATTGGTAGACCTATACCTCTTTAAGGGGCGCTATTGGAAGTTTGGCTTGTACACACTCTACTTACTGATCATTTCTTTGAATTTGGAAATGCTTGTAGTTACTGTCGCGTTCATCGTTTTGGCAGAGTATGATTATGCTAATATGAACCCGATAACCGCCGATGTTTCTGTATTGACCATTACCATGTACTTAGTGGTTTTGGGCTTGTCTTTTGTTCGACTATTTAGGTTTTATAGACAGAACCAGAGTTCCATATCTCATTTTCAGAAGGAAATAGAAAAGTCCAGCCAGGAAACCATTGTAGTCAAAGAAAATAGGAAAAACAGACCTTTGGTCATTGATGAAATTGCTTATATAGAAAGTTTGAGTGACTACATCACCATTCATTTGGCAGGAGAAAAGGTGATGACCAAAGAGAAAATCAGCAAAATGGAATCTAAACTGCCTAATCATTTTGTTAGAATTCACAGGTCATTTTTGGTGAACCAGCGGCTGATAGAAAGTTTTAATAAGGAGCAAGTAATGGTCCTTGGGCAGTCACTTCCTATTAGTCGTACCTACAAAAAGCAGGTGATGTCTGTTTTGGAATAA